The genome window AGGTATGATCCGTACGGGCCAATGTTCAGAAAGAAGCGGTTTCCGTCAAACGTACCCGACGAAATTTTAAGAAATAACGGGACAACGAACTGATTCGCTGAGCCGTTGAATGTACCAAATGCTGACGTCTGTTTCGTTTTTACGCGGCTGTAGTTTACCTCTGGCTGGAACGAGAATGTACCGCGCCCAAATTGGGCTACCACGCCACCCACGAAACCAACAACCGGATCGCGCCCCGCCATTTCTTCGAAGTAGATTGGGTAAGTAACGCCAGCGCGTGCACCAATCCGAATCGTTGCACGCTGGTCAGCTACCGGTGCATTTTCCGGGACACTGGCAACCACCGGTTCAGGTCGGGTGGCCTGGGGCGTCGGTTCACTGGTTGCCGGTACTGGTGGTATTGGTGTTGGTTTCTTTGTTATGCCATGATACTGATCATATAATTCCTGTTGTCGATTCGGTTTTGCTGACGTAGGCGTGGTCGATGCGTTCAACTCGGCGGCTCGGGTGGCAGGCGGGCGCACCGAAGGGCGACTCGTTGCACTACTCGTGGTTGATCTGGGTGCTGTCGTTGATGGTTGAGTTACTGGATTTTGCGCGTCGGCCAAGACTGGCACCAGCAGGCCAAGACCCAGCAGAACACACAACGATTTCATAGGGGAGTTAGTCATTTAATCGATTCTGTAAGATTAGTCGGTAAGGTACTAAATATGGAAACACCAATGAGTATACGGTAGTCAGGATGAGCATGCAGTTGTTTTTCTGTAAACATTTTTCTGGTTAGCGGAGTAGATAAACGAACGACGAGTGGTGTACGTTTGGTACACATCACGCTCTATTCTGACCTCGATTATGAAAACTGAAAACCAACGGACAGCTCTGATTACGGGAGCCAATAAGGGTATCGGCAAAGAAATAGCCAGACAACTCGCTCAGCGTGGGTTTGCCGTTTTTATCGGTGCCCGTGACATTGCCAAAGGCCGGGAAGCCTCTGAAGAATTGTGCCAGGCTGGTTACGATTCTACTTTTATACAGCTCGACGTGACTGACCCAGTTAGTATAAAAAATGCCTGTGGTACGTTTTCGCAGAAGGCCGATCACCTCGATGTTCTGGTGAATAACGCGGGTATACTGGAAGATCACGGCGAAACGATCGTGAAACTGAATCCCGAGTTACTGGACCGTACGCTTAAATCGAACGTTAGCGGGCCAATTATGGTGATTCAGGACTTTTTAGAATACCTGCAAAAAAGCCAGGATGGCGGGCGGATCATTAACGTGTCGAGTGGGGCAGGTGCGCTGAACGATATGGACACATACGCGCCTGCCTATAGCATCTCGAAAACGGCGCTCAACGCAGTAACGAAACAGTTCGCGGGTGCGCTCCGGGACCAGAACATTGCCGTGAACTGCGTTGATCCGGGTTGGGTGCGTACCGACATGGGTGGAGAAAATGCCTCCCGGTCAGTCGAGAAAGGGGCCGAAACGATTGTGTGGCTAGCCACCGAAGCACCCCAGTCAGAAAGTGGTAAGTTCTGGCACGATAAGCAGGAGGTGGCCTGGTAATTGCCTGAACCGCCGGGCCGCCCGGCGGTTCAGAAACTTTTCGAAGCGGCCATCTTCACGGCTTCGTACGCATTAAGCAACCCGC of Spirosoma agri contains these proteins:
- a CDS encoding porin family protein: MKSLCVLLGLGLLVPVLADAQNPVTQPSTTAPRSTTSSATSRPSVRPPATRAAELNASTTPTSAKPNRQQELYDQYHGITKKPTPIPPVPATSEPTPQATRPEPVVASVPENAPVADQRATIRIGARAGVTYPIYFEEMAGRDPVVGFVGGVVAQFGRGTFSFQPEVNYSRVKTKQTSAFGTFNGSANQFVVPLFLKISSGTFDGNRFFLNIGPYGSYLSSASVNGVKQSLDNTIGRFSFGAAAGVGTMLKAGPGHVTIEVRGSYQLGDNVNGFSTASKTILGEGTIGYVFPLGR
- a CDS encoding SDR family oxidoreductase gives rise to the protein MKTENQRTALITGANKGIGKEIARQLAQRGFAVFIGARDIAKGREASEELCQAGYDSTFIQLDVTDPVSIKNACGTFSQKADHLDVLVNNAGILEDHGETIVKLNPELLDRTLKSNVSGPIMVIQDFLEYLQKSQDGGRIINVSSGAGALNDMDTYAPAYSISKTALNAVTKQFAGALRDQNIAVNCVDPGWVRTDMGGENASRSVEKGAETIVWLATEAPQSESGKFWHDKQEVAW